From Bdellovibrio sp. KM01:
CCAGTCTGACGAAATTAATACAGAAGCCCAAAATGAGGGCGTCCCTCATCCAGTTCACGAGCCACATCATGACAGTGGCACTTTCAATGCTGGATCCGCTAATGATGAATTGGCTCCAGAGGAAATGTCCTATGAAGGCGGTCCTACGGAAGAGCCCCATGAAAAATCCCATGTGGAATTTTATGGGTCTGAAATTATTCGTATGAAAGCTCCAAAAGTTATGGAGATCGCGGACACGGTTGTGGACGAGTGGAAAAAAGACGGCGACTTTGAATCCCTGCCAGTGGGGCATCCACTGGCTGCGATGGCAGCAGGTCGTGCTCTTCGTAAAGCCAAAGAAGTGGAAAAGAAGCTGGAAGAAAAAGGTGTCTTTGCTATGGCGAAAATGGGCTTGGATTACGTAAAATCTGAAATTGAAAAACGTAAGAAGCAGTAATCCCCAGTGAATCGCGAAGCACGTATTTTCGATTTTTTGACAAAGGCCCTTGCCCCTTCGGTTCTAGAAATCGAAAACGAAAGTCATATGCACTCCGGTCCCGCGAGTGAATCGCATTATAAAGTTTTGATCGTCTCGGCTGCCTTCGAGGGAAAATCTCGTGTGGATCGTCAACGGAGTGTCAATGATGCTTTGAAACCTGAGTTTAGTGCGGGTTTGCATGCACTCACACAGAAAGCCCTGACTCCTGCGGAGTTCGAAGTGCAAAAAGACGCGCTTAATTTTATTTCTCCTGAGTGTCGCGGTGGTTCCAAAAGACTTCCCAAGTAGCATCTGCTCCTGATCTAATATTCCAGATGAAATTTATTTTTCTGTTTCTGGTTTTTTTCAGTCTGTCATCCCCAGCGCGAGAACTGCTAAGAGTGGCTGCAGTTCAGGGGCCGCCTCATGTGGTGAATGCGGAGGCGAATCCTCCACAAGGATCAGGCCCGGATTTCATGGTTAAATATATTTTTCCGGAGTTAAAAAAGAAGTTCAAAATCAATGTGGTGTGGAAAAGTTCTCCTTTTAAAAGAGAACTCCGCGATTTGGAAAACAATCAAATCGATGTTTTGTTTTTTATCGTCAAGACTCCAGAGCGAGAAAAGATTTTTGATTATTCAGCAGAACCATTCATTTCTGAGCACGCTGGAATCATCGTACATAAAGATTTTCATAAAGGTAAAAACTCTGCGTCGATGAGTGATTTCGCCGGTAAGACGGTGGGCCTGATGGCCGGGGCTTCAATGCCCCCAGAATTTAAACAATATAAAATAAAGACGATCACATTATCGGGAGTTGATCTCGGGGAGCGTCTTTCAAATCTAGTGGAAACGAATCGAATCGATGGCGTTTTTGTTCATCTTTCGTCGGTGACTCGGGAAATGGTTGAAACAAACAAGTACCCTAACTTAAAGAGTATCGAAATCACGGATATCCCTATGTACAAAGTGTACGTTGCTTTTAGTAAAAAGCTTTCCCCTGAAATCAAAAATGAAATTGATAGCC
This genomic window contains:
- a CDS encoding BolA family transcriptional regulator codes for the protein MNREARIFDFLTKALAPSVLEIENESHMHSGPASESHYKVLIVSAAFEGKSRVDRQRSVNDALKPEFSAGLHALTQKALTPAEFEVQKDALNFISPECRGGSKRLPK
- a CDS encoding ABC transporter substrate-binding protein; translated protein: MKFIFLFLVFFSLSSPARELLRVAAVQGPPHVVNAEANPPQGSGPDFMVKYIFPELKKKFKINVVWKSSPFKRELRDLENNQIDVLFFIVKTPEREKIFDYSAEPFISEHAGIIVHKDFHKGKNSASMSDFAGKTVGLMAGASMPPEFKQYKIKTITLSGVDLGERLSNLVETNRIDGVFVHLSSVTREMVETNKYPNLKSIEITDIPMYKVYVAFSKKLSPEIKNEIDSLLKANRKYYRAKN